Proteins from a genomic interval of Verrucomicrobium sp.:
- the aat gene encoding leucyl/phenylalanyl-tRNA--protein transferase, with translation MAVTLLDAVRGGFPDPGQARPDGLLAVGGDLSPERLVDAYRRGIFPWTDNPVTWWSPHPRAIFELKTFQPPRRLAQKMRQNRFHITRDRAFAAVIAGCAAPAPGREETWISPRFVLAYKELHRQGVAHSVEVWEGDALAGGLYGVALGGFFAGESMFHRVTDASKIALAFLMEHLRSRGFALFDTQVATPLTRSLGAVEIARDDYLRRLHDALQLPAVF, from the coding sequence GTGGCGGTCACCCTCCTCGATGCGGTCCGGGGCGGATTTCCCGATCCCGGCCAGGCCCGCCCCGACGGCCTCCTGGCCGTGGGGGGCGACCTTTCCCCCGAACGCCTCGTCGACGCCTACCGGCGCGGCATCTTCCCCTGGACGGACAACCCCGTCACCTGGTGGTCCCCTCACCCGCGCGCGATTTTCGAGCTGAAAACCTTCCAGCCCCCCCGCCGCCTGGCGCAGAAGATGCGCCAGAACCGCTTCCACATCACGCGGGACCGTGCCTTCGCCGCCGTCATCGCCGGGTGCGCCGCACCCGCCCCGGGCCGGGAGGAGACCTGGATCTCCCCGCGTTTCGTCCTGGCCTATAAGGAGCTGCACCGCCAGGGCGTGGCCCACAGCGTGGAGGTGTGGGAGGGGGACGCCCTGGCAGGCGGCCTCTATGGCGTCGCCCTGGGCGGGTTCTTCGCCGGGGAATCGATGTTCCACCGGGTGACCGACGCCTCGAAAATCGCCCTGGCCTTCCTCATGGAGCACCTGCGATCCCGGGGCTTCGCCCTCTTCGACACCCAGGTGGCCACGCCGCTCACCCGCTCGCTCGGCGCGGTCGAGATCGCCCGGGACGACTACCTGCGCCGCCTCCACGACGCCCTCCAGCTCCCCGCCGTTTTTTAA
- a CDS encoding 6-phosphogluconolactonase — MTDPLLKGDPAGSRWEKIPTVLFPDPEAAARAAAAEIAALIRRREAAGERTVLGLATGSTPIGVYRELVRLHKEEGLSFRHVTTFNLDEYYPMAPQAVQSYRRFMEEHLFSRIDIPRAQTHVPDGTLAGGDVAAHCAAYERAIAEAGGIDLQLLGIGRTGHVGFNEPGSLRRSVTRLITLDPVTRRDAAPAFAGEQAVPRRAITMGLRTILGARRILLLAFGTHKAAVVRAAVEGDVSPALPASFLQEHENAVAVLDTEAAAELSRVKTPWLAGALADLGLSWDFPTLRRAVLWLAGQRKKPILKLTDEDYNEGGLQELLAEHGSAYEINLHVFRAQQRTITGWPGGKPNRENEVFPKRVLVFSPRPDDAAAAMGGTLSRLVTQGHEVHIAYQTSGSLGVSDTAARRFVDTAQEAAPGPAWDAFRQALDGKKDETDSPQVLALKALLRRGEARAEARFTGLPEDRLHFLNLPFYETGTVNKQPLGEADVAPLAALLSQLQPHQVYLSGGLADPHGTCRLSFEALRRAWERVRGEAWMEKAALWLYGGSGRVWEAHEIDLAVPLSPGELLHKRTALFLHETQRERMLHLEAPPEDSARDVARLYDRLGLAEYEAIETFARWRP; from the coding sequence ATGACCGACCCCCTCCTCAAAGGCGATCCCGCGGGCAGCCGCTGGGAAAAGATCCCCACCGTCCTCTTCCCCGATCCGGAAGCCGCCGCCCGCGCCGCCGCCGCCGAGATCGCCGCCCTCATCCGCCGCCGGGAGGCCGCGGGGGAGCGCACCGTGCTGGGGCTGGCCACCGGCTCCACGCCGATCGGCGTCTACCGGGAGCTGGTCCGCCTGCACAAGGAAGAGGGCCTTTCCTTCCGCCACGTCACCACCTTCAACCTGGACGAGTATTATCCCATGGCCCCGCAGGCGGTGCAGAGCTACCGGCGGTTCATGGAGGAGCACCTCTTCTCCCGCATCGACATCCCCCGCGCGCAAACCCACGTGCCGGACGGCACCCTGGCCGGGGGCGACGTGGCCGCCCACTGTGCCGCCTACGAGCGGGCGATCGCCGAGGCGGGCGGCATCGACCTCCAGCTCCTGGGCATCGGCCGGACCGGCCACGTCGGCTTCAACGAGCCGGGCTCCCTGCGCCGGAGCGTGACGCGCCTCATCACCCTGGACCCCGTCACGCGGCGGGACGCGGCCCCGGCCTTCGCCGGGGAACAGGCGGTGCCGCGCCGCGCCATCACCATGGGGCTGCGCACCATCCTGGGCGCGCGGCGGATCCTCCTTTTGGCCTTCGGCACGCACAAGGCGGCGGTGGTCCGCGCCGCGGTGGAGGGGGACGTCTCCCCCGCCCTGCCCGCCTCCTTCCTCCAGGAGCATGAGAATGCCGTGGCCGTCCTGGACACGGAGGCGGCGGCGGAGCTTTCCCGCGTGAAGACGCCGTGGCTGGCCGGGGCCCTGGCCGATCTGGGCCTTTCCTGGGATTTCCCCACCCTGCGCCGCGCCGTCCTTTGGCTGGCCGGGCAGCGGAAGAAGCCGATCCTCAAGCTGACGGACGAGGACTACAACGAGGGCGGCCTGCAGGAGCTTTTGGCCGAACACGGCTCCGCCTACGAGATCAACCTCCACGTCTTCCGCGCGCAGCAGCGGACGATCACCGGCTGGCCCGGCGGCAAGCCGAACCGGGAGAACGAGGTCTTCCCCAAGCGGGTCCTGGTCTTTTCTCCCCGGCCGGACGACGCGGCGGCCGCGATGGGTGGCACCCTTTCCCGGCTGGTCACCCAGGGGCACGAGGTCCACATCGCCTACCAGACCAGCGGCAGCCTGGGGGTGAGCGACACGGCGGCCCGCCGCTTCGTCGACACCGCGCAGGAGGCCGCTCCCGGCCCGGCCTGGGACGCCTTCCGCCAAGCCTTGGACGGGAAGAAAGACGAGACCGATTCCCCGCAGGTGCTGGCTCTCAAGGCCCTGCTCCGCCGGGGCGAGGCCCGCGCGGAAGCCCGTTTCACCGGCCTCCCGGAGGACCGGCTCCACTTCCTCAACCTTCCTTTCTATGAGACGGGCACGGTGAACAAGCAGCCCCTGGGCGAGGCCGACGTGGCCCCCCTGGCCGCGCTCCTCTCCCAACTCCAGCCTCATCAGGTCTACCTCTCCGGCGGCCTGGCCGATCCCCACGGCACCTGCCGCCTCTCCTTCGAGGCGCTGCGCCGCGCCTGGGAACGGGTGCGCGGGGAGGCCTGGATGGAAAAGGCCGCCCTCTGGCTCTACGGCGGTTCCGGGCGGGTCTGGGAGGCGCACGAGATCGACCTGGCCGTGCCCCTAAGCCCCGGCGAGCTGCTCCATAAGCGGACGGCCCTCTTCCTCCACGAAACCCAGCGGGAACGGATGCTCCACCTGGAAGCGCCGCCGGAGGATTCCGCCCGGGACGTGGCCCGGCTCTATGACCGGCTGGGTTTGGCCGAGTATGAGGCGATCGAGACTTTCGCCCGCTGGCGGCCTTGA
- a CDS encoding HAD family hydrolase, with the protein MAPSTAPARPWRLLSTDLDGTLIDFEKGVPANPLFFQRLAEYRKKGEFIWVLNTGRWWDSLALAMVERGFPFSPDWLILTEREVYKIHDHRPIGDYGWNRRATAVHAALFERVAPFWDRLREFVRSETGAELLADAWSPVAIRARHDREIERIAAFIEEEIARWPELAVVRNGPYFRFSHVDFHKGGCLGYLQGILGVTPEETIAAGDHHNDLPMLETRYAHGLICPGNAIGEVQRKVRAQGGYAAKAFYGAGVIEGLDALVGAAK; encoded by the coding sequence ATGGCCCCTTCTACCGCGCCCGCCCGTCCTTGGCGACTCCTGAGCACCGACCTGGACGGGACCTTGATCGACTTCGAGAAGGGCGTCCCCGCCAATCCCCTTTTCTTCCAGCGCCTGGCCGAATACCGGAAGAAGGGGGAGTTCATCTGGGTTCTCAACACCGGCCGCTGGTGGGACAGCCTGGCCCTGGCCATGGTCGAGCGCGGGTTCCCTTTCTCGCCCGACTGGCTGATTTTAACCGAGCGGGAGGTCTACAAAATCCATGACCACCGCCCCATCGGCGACTACGGCTGGAACCGCCGAGCCACCGCCGTCCACGCGGCGCTCTTCGAGCGGGTCGCCCCGTTCTGGGACCGCCTGCGGGAATTCGTGCGGAGCGAGACCGGTGCGGAGCTTCTGGCCGACGCCTGGTCCCCCGTGGCCATCCGCGCCCGGCACGACCGGGAGATCGAGCGGATCGCCGCCTTCATCGAGGAGGAGATCGCCCGCTGGCCGGAGCTGGCCGTCGTCCGCAACGGGCCTTACTTCCGCTTCTCCCACGTCGATTTCCATAAGGGGGGCTGCCTTGGCTACCTGCAGGGGATCCTCGGCGTCACGCCGGAGGAGACGATCGCCGCGGGCGACCATCACAACGACTTGCCGATGCTGGAGACGCGCTACGCCCACGGCCTCATTTGCCCGGGCAACGCCATCGGCGAAGTGCAGCGGAAGGTCCGCGCCCAGGGCGGCTACGCGGCCAAGGCCTTTTACGGCGCGGGGGTGATCGAGGGGCTCGACGCGCTCGTCGGCGCGGCGAAATAG
- the nirD gene encoding nitrite reductase small subunit NirD, protein MKWLEACKASELAAGQPRCVEAEGGRIALFRTATGVYAIDDFCPHRSGPLHQGWLTGDTVACPWHQWVFRLEDGHCTNIPGQKVRTFPVEERDGTLWIGV, encoded by the coding sequence ATGAAATGGCTCGAGGCGTGCAAGGCGTCCGAGCTGGCCGCCGGCCAGCCCCGCTGCGTGGAGGCGGAGGGAGGGCGGATCGCCCTTTTCCGCACCGCGACCGGGGTCTACGCCATCGACGACTTTTGCCCCCACCGCAGCGGGCCGCTCCACCAGGGCTGGCTGACGGGGGATACGGTGGCCTGTCCCTGGCACCAGTGGGTTTTCCGCCTGGAAGACGGCCACTGCACGAACATCCCGGGACAGAAGGTCCGCACCTTCCCCGTGGAGGAACGGGACGGGACGCTCTGGATCGGGGTTTAG
- a CDS encoding autotransporter outer membrane beta-barrel domain-containing protein: MTDTPDQVGGDDPLLRRWGTFVTGNAILASQSATATQNAVDTTTVDFTVGTDYRLSKEWTIGFLGGYGRTTADLDSLGSRLAMNNYRFGPYGSYTRGDWYINGRGYYGFNVGTVTRAVPITNAVAQGKPDGDQYGVAFDTGYKFHAGNLTYGPVLGGQYTHINIGSYMETGAGASNLLIGTQSVDSFVANLGGRVSYDFHTTWRRLTIRPQLDASWQHECLDTSHTIGEAFVVPGTGAFTVNASGLPRDAAVLGGGVSMILNSGSLVFVRYDAQIGQENYSAQSITGGIRIVY; encoded by the coding sequence ATGACCGACACGCCCGACCAGGTGGGCGGGGACGACCCGCTCCTGCGCCGCTGGGGCACCTTCGTCACCGGCAACGCCATCCTGGCCAGCCAGTCGGCCACCGCCACCCAGAACGCGGTCGACACCACCACGGTCGACTTCACCGTGGGCACCGACTACCGCCTGAGCAAGGAATGGACGATCGGCTTCCTGGGCGGTTACGGCCGGACCACGGCCGATCTCGACTCCCTGGGCAGCCGCCTGGCGATGAACAACTACCGTTTCGGCCCCTACGGCAGCTACACCCGGGGCGATTGGTACATCAACGGCCGGGGCTACTACGGCTTCAACGTCGGTACCGTCACCCGCGCCGTGCCCATCACCAACGCCGTGGCCCAGGGCAAGCCGGACGGCGACCAATACGGTGTTGCCTTCGATACCGGCTACAAGTTCCACGCGGGCAACCTGACCTACGGCCCGGTCCTGGGCGGCCAATACACCCACATCAACATCGGCTCCTATATGGAAACCGGCGCCGGGGCCAGCAACCTCCTCATCGGCACCCAAAGCGTCGATTCCTTCGTCGCCAACCTGGGCGGCCGCGTCAGCTACGATTTCCACACCACCTGGCGCCGCCTGACCATCCGCCCGCAGCTCGACGCCTCCTGGCAGCACGAGTGCCTCGACACCTCCCACACCATCGGCGAGGCCTTCGTCGTCCCCGGCACGGGCGCCTTCACCGTCAACGCCAGCGGCCTGCCGCGCGACGCGGCGGTGCTCGGCGGCGGCGTCAGCATGATTCTCAACAGCGGCTCCCTGGTCTTCGTGCGCTACGACGCGCAGATCGGCCAGGAAAACTACTCCGCCCAGAGCATCACGGGCGGCATCCGCATCGTCTACTGA